The DNA region TATTGGATATAAATCTGCTGAAAAAAAAATATCAAAAATTCATGAAAAACAATTAGATTTTTATTTAACATCAGGAATATTATTAAAAGATGTTGTTGTTAGCAGTTCAAAAGAAGATAATATTATTAACAGAAATGAAACAGGTGTGGTTCGTATTCCAATGAAAGAAATAAAAATGTTGCCTAATTTATTTGGCGAGGTTGATGTAATAAAAGCTTATCAATTAACACCAGGAGTTAAATCAAGCGGAGAAGCTAAAAGTGATATTTATGTCAGAGGAGGAAGTCCTGACCAAAACCTTATTTTATTAGACGATGTGCCTTTATATAATGTTTCTCATTTTGGAGGTTTCCTTTCCGTTTTTAATACTGATGCAATAAATGATGTAAAATTAATAAAGGGAGGATTCCCCGCACATTATGGCAGCAGATTATCTTCTGTTCTGGATATAAGAATGAAAGAAGGCAACATGCAGAAACTTTGTGTGCAGGGAGCTGTTGGTATATTATCATCAAAACTATCAATAGAAGCACCTATAATTAAAGATAAATTATCATTTATAGTTTCTGCAAGAAAAAATACTTTGCCGATTTTTAAATTAACTCAAACAAATTTAGCATATAATTTTTACGATGTTAATGCAAAACTGAATTATAAACTTTCATTGAAAGACAAACTCTTTTTGAGTTTCTACATGGGCGATGATATCGTTGCTACAAAAAACAAAACACAAACTACTGAAAATAAAAATACAGTTAAATGGGGCAATACTCTGGGCTCTTTCAGATGGAACCATATTTTTAATGATAAAATATTTAGTAATTTAACTATCTCAGATATTTACTATAGATATAAAACAATTTTTGATTATAACCTCACGTCAGATAGTATTTCAAAAAAAATTAACAATACATTAAATACTGGCATAAATGATTTAGGCATTAAAATGGATTTTTCATATTTAATAAATACTAAAATAAATCTGAAATTTGGTGCTAATTGTATTTATCATAAATTTATTCCTAATGACGAACATTATTCACAATCAGATAAAAATGTAGAAACAATAAACGAAAATTATTCGTCTTCTTTTGATGCAGTTGAGAGTGCTGGCTATATTGAAAATGAGATAAAGCTAAATATTGTTAATGCTAATATTGGGGTTCGTTATTCA from Bacteroidales bacterium includes:
- a CDS encoding TonB-dependent receptor; this encodes MRKTIVFSIFLLSFSILFGQNKSTTIHGFVYDSTTKEVLIGANIYDKSLKHFTSTNEYGFYSLTLPVQDSVEIYVSFIGYKSAEKKISKIHEKQLDFYLTSGILLKDVVVSSSKEDNIINRNETGVVRIPMKEIKMLPNLFGEVDVIKAYQLTPGVKSSGEAKSDIYVRGGSPDQNLILLDDVPLYNVSHFGGFLSVFNTDAINDVKLIKGGFPAHYGSRLSSVLDIRMKEGNMQKLCVQGAVGILSSKLSIEAPIIKDKLSFIVSARKNTLPIFKLTQTNLAYNFYDVNAKLNYKLSLKDKLFLSFYMGDDIVATKNKTQTTENKNTVKWGNTLGSFRWNHIFNDKIFSNLTISDIYYRYKTIFDYNLTSDSISKKINNTLNTGINDLGIKMDFSYLINTKINLKFGANCIYHKFIPNDEHYSQSDKNVETINENYSSSFDAVESAGYIENEIKLNIVNANIGVRYSNYNIKNKNYSSFEPRILLNFILRKDLSVKYSFSKMNQYVHMLSYSGTGVPSDYWMPTNENIKPETSIQNTFGIAKTFIDGKFELSLESYYKSINNLIAFIPGKSLLGNLDNWEKVVEKNGKGTNYGIELFLQKIQGNSTGWVGVTVSKAQRVFENINNGTPFPFKYDRLIDLSFVFNQKLKKDITLSATWTYGTGYPVTLATEHYYINDNEIFVYDKVNSYKMRDYHRLDVAVNFPKKTKWGERTWSISILNVYNRKNPYYYYYDRKVLGARDVSTGSGYKTVFDIDNLKLYQKSLFGILPTISYNFKF